The following are encoded together in the Hydrogenobacter sp. genome:
- a CDS encoding 4Fe-4S binding protein, whose product MHVTKVHIALKRNKRDIFGMPILSFLFKNKYMLFFYRLFTLFLLIYSTLYGFINPTKGNLFTNAVFWSIFWPFFMTVSLPTLGSVFCMVCPHGFLGKYITKLGLKLRPPKWLANPYIGLVGSNILVYWFVLYTFPGFFRNPFNTAIFFLSFTFLSVLFFFVFRGMAYCKYICPIGSVNTAFSRTSFTWLSTYEEECKSCKKPECALACPYELNPSKFDKKNSMTYCTLCMECAKACDAVRFEVRGWGSSLYKEISNPKSIEIAVYILLLGVITFTMRFHHGLSRSGLANYMPWVVVGKHLQSALGIPSWVDITGLVALLMAVSLVLLLFYVSFRLVAKITEKSFKECTLVLGYAFAPLMIVGGLSHTLEFFFTEYYHNIVNGFSQAFGLGIHGVTLAKRGDIWLNLFKIFPFVAGFWSLNILWKRVVMFTKDKRKLVFILSASLPLVYLLLSLLTIIVMVLFPVHHAHKIH is encoded by the coding sequence ATGCATGTAACTAAGGTGCATATAGCATTAAAGAGAAATAAAAGGGACATTTTTGGTATGCCTATATTAAGCTTTCTTTTTAAAAATAAGTATATGCTATTTTTCTATAGGCTATTTACACTTTTTCTCCTTATTTATTCTACACTTTATGGTTTTATAAATCCTACAAAGGGAAATCTTTTTACTAATGCGGTCTTCTGGTCCATCTTTTGGCCCTTCTTTATGACCGTTAGTCTTCCTACCCTTGGTAGTGTATTTTGTATGGTATGTCCTCATGGTTTTTTGGGCAAGTATATAACCAAACTTGGGCTTAAACTCAGACCTCCAAAATGGCTTGCAAACCCTTACATAGGACTCGTAGGTTCAAACATTCTGGTTTATTGGTTTGTACTTTATACCTTTCCGGGCTTTTTTAGAAATCCTTTTAATACAGCCATTTTCTTTTTATCTTTTACCTTTCTCTCCGTGCTATTTTTCTTCGTATTTAGGGGAATGGCATACTGCAAATATATATGTCCTATAGGTTCAGTTAACACTGCCTTTTCAAGGACATCCTTTACGTGGCTTTCCACATACGAGGAGGAATGTAAAAGCTGTAAAAAGCCTGAGTGTGCTTTAGCTTGCCCCTATGAGCTAAACCCATCCAAGTTTGACAAAAAGAACTCTATGACTTACTGTACCCTTTGCATGGAGTGTGCCAAGGCTTGCGATGCTGTGAGGTTTGAGGTAAGAGGTTGGGGAAGCTCTCTATACAAAGAGATAAGCAATCCCAAGTCTATAGAGATAGCGGTGTATATACTTCTCCTTGGGGTCATCACATTTACAATGAGATTTCATCACGGGCTTTCAAGGAGTGGGCTTGCAAACTACATGCCTTGGGTAGTTGTGGGCAAACATCTTCAGTCAGCTTTAGGTATTCCCAGCTGGGTTGATATTACAGGTCTTGTCGCGTTGCTTATGGCTGTTTCATTGGTTCTTTTGTTGTTTTACGTAAGCTTCAGGCTTGTAGCAAAAATAACTGAGAAAAGTTTTAAAGAGTGCACTCTTGTGCTTGGTTATGCCTTTGCACCTTTGATGATCGTGGGGGGTCTCTCTCATACCCTTGAATTTTTCTTTACCGAATACTATCACAATATAGTAAATGGCTTTTCTCAAGCTTTTGGTTTGGGAATTCATGGCGTAACGCTCGCTAAAAGAGGAGATATCTGGCTTAACTTATTTAAGATTTTTCCATTTGTAGCAGGTTTTTGGAGCCTTAACATCTTATGGAAAAGAGTAGTTATGTTCACAAAAGATAAGCGAAAATTGGTGTTTATCCTATCTGCTTCTTTACCATTGGTTTACCTCCTCCTATCACTGCTTACTATAATCGTAATGGTACTCTTTCCAGTACATCATGCTCACAAAATACACTGA
- a CDS encoding energy transducer TonB, whose product MNRKLSAYAFSLLLHILFFSAYVLFFGKAVKYKHIVEIDLSLTEQSANNVEKHHTEEKTPVKREFIQTHKKSTERIQNAVNKKSEGKLMQNSESYESYREGIQESNSIYEKSENASISGGVVKQNVTENEKRGDASALVQQSKVAGNEKQTSETYLREKLSVISSIVRENISYPPIARRMGWEGKVVICFLLKSDGQVENIYVEKSSGYEILDANAIDTLQKVAKLFPKPPVDVMIRLPINYRLE is encoded by the coding sequence ATGAATAGGAAACTTAGCGCTTACGCCTTCTCCCTCCTTTTGCACATTTTATTTTTTAGCGCTTACGTTCTATTTTTCGGAAAGGCTGTTAAATACAAACATATAGTAGAAATAGACCTTAGTCTAACAGAGCAGAGCGCAAATAACGTGGAAAAACATCACACAGAAGAGAAAACACCTGTAAAGAGAGAATTTATACAAACTCATAAAAAAAGTACGGAACGCATACAAAATGCAGTGAATAAAAAAAGTGAAGGGAAATTGATGCAAAATTCTGAATCGTATGAGAGCTATAGGGAAGGCATTCAAGAAAGCAACAGTATATATGAAAAATCTGAGAATGCCTCAATATCAGGTGGAGTAGTTAAACAAAATGTGACTGAAAACGAAAAAAGAGGGGATGCTTCAGCTTTGGTACAGCAAAGCAAAGTTGCTGGAAATGAAAAACAAACTTCAGAAACTTACCTAAGAGAAAAACTTTCGGTAATTTCTTCTATAGTAAGGGAAAATATAAGTTATCCTCCTATAGCGCGCAGGATGGGATGGGAAGGTAAAGTTGTGATATGCTTTTTGTTGAAATCTGATGGTCAAGTGGAGAATATATATGTAGAAAAAAGCTCAGGCTACGAGATCTTAGACGCTAATGCTATAGATACCCTACAGAAGGTAGCTAAGTTATTTCCAAAACCTCCTGTGGACGTAATGATAAGGCTTCCAATAAATTACAGGCTTGAGTAA